A genomic window from Puniceicoccaceae bacterium includes:
- a CDS encoding sodium:solute symporter family protein, with translation MFSQNVFLPQVGNASLLAQLHPVDVSIIAAYLIAIVGIGILISKRAARSMGDYYLGGNKLPWYMLGLSNASGMFDISGTMWLVTLAFVYGVKSIWIPWLWPVFNQIFLMVFLSAWLRRSNVTTGAQWINYRFGNDRGSSMAHGIVVVFALISGLGFLAYGFIGLGKFMEIFIPWTWVNSYLNLDIPAEYVPHLYGIAFTLFAVFYTVLGGMVSIVWADILQYVIMTIASIVVAYIAFSAVATHGLMVPDGWTNPFFGKTLGIDWSAQISEVNRKIAEDGYTLFSAMFMMMLFKGILLSIAGPAPNYDMQKILSTKSPSEACKMSGFVSIVLMPVRYLMIAGFAVLGIIFYEQLNLEVAGVLDFEQVLPSTIHQFVPMGLLGLLLAGLLAAFISTFSGTLNAAQVYVTNDIYLKYIRPHATAQNVKVMNYIVGISIVIISIVLGTQAKNVNQVLQLIVSALWGGYTAANVLKWYWWRFNSQGYFWGMLSGMIVAGLPMVIPGLLGAIFPMFAPDIRILYYFPIILIVSTIGCVVASLLTAPTDEEQLKKFYREVRPWGFWKPVLQKVLVDDPHFQKNRHFALDMFNVFIGTIWQTSLVALPFFFVIHEFQSAIITLAVAIICMIILKRSWWDRLSQYDN, from the coding sequence ATGTTCAGTCAAAACGTGTTCCTTCCACAGGTTGGCAATGCTTCATTGCTCGCCCAACTCCACCCCGTCGACGTCTCCATCATTGCGGCTTATCTGATCGCGATTGTTGGCATCGGCATCCTGATCTCCAAACGTGCTGCGCGCAGCATGGGAGACTACTACCTCGGTGGCAACAAACTGCCCTGGTACATGCTGGGACTGTCGAATGCATCGGGCATGTTCGACATCTCCGGAACGATGTGGCTGGTAACACTGGCCTTTGTCTACGGAGTGAAGAGCATCTGGATTCCCTGGCTGTGGCCTGTCTTCAACCAGATTTTCCTCATGGTCTTCCTCTCGGCATGGCTGCGACGCTCCAATGTGACCACAGGTGCTCAATGGATCAACTACCGCTTTGGCAACGACCGAGGCAGTTCCATGGCCCATGGCATCGTCGTGGTATTTGCCCTGATCAGTGGGCTGGGATTTCTGGCCTATGGGTTCATTGGCCTGGGAAAATTCATGGAAATCTTCATCCCCTGGACATGGGTCAACAGCTATCTCAACCTGGATATCCCGGCTGAATATGTGCCGCACCTCTATGGCATTGCCTTTACCCTGTTTGCGGTTTTCTACACGGTGTTGGGCGGCATGGTCAGCATCGTCTGGGCCGACATTCTGCAATATGTGATCATGACGATTGCATCGATCGTTGTGGCCTACATCGCCTTCTCGGCAGTTGCCACCCACGGCTTGATGGTGCCCGATGGCTGGACAAACCCTTTCTTTGGTAAAACCCTGGGCATCGACTGGTCAGCGCAAATCAGCGAGGTGAACCGCAAAATTGCTGAAGATGGTTACACACTGTTCTCAGCGATGTTCATGATGATGTTATTCAAAGGCATCTTGCTCAGCATCGCGGGTCCCGCACCCAACTACGACATGCAGAAGATCCTCTCCACCAAATCACCCTCGGAGGCGTGCAAGATGAGCGGATTTGTTTCCATCGTGCTGATGCCGGTTCGCTACCTCATGATTGCAGGATTTGCAGTGCTCGGCATCATCTTCTATGAGCAGCTCAATCTCGAAGTCGCCGGGGTGCTTGACTTTGAGCAGGTCCTCCCCTCCACGATTCATCAGTTTGTCCCGATGGGTTTACTGGGACTTCTGCTCGCCGGCTTGCTCGCGGCATTCATTTCAACCTTTTCGGGCACGCTCAACGCCGCCCAGGTCTACGTGACCAACGACATCTATCTGAAATATATCCGCCCCCACGCCACCGCTCAGAATGTGAAGGTGATGAACTACATCGTGGGCATCTCGATTGTGATCATCAGCATCGTGCTGGGCACGCAGGCGAAAAATGTGAATCAGGTGCTGCAGCTGATTGTCTCGGCGCTCTGGGGCGGCTATACAGCAGCCAACGTGCTGAAATGGTACTGGTGGCGCTTCAACTCTCAGGGCTATTTCTGGGGCATGCTCTCCGGCATGATCGTAGCGGGCCTTCCGATGGTCATTCCAGGGCTGCTCGGAGCCATCTTCCCGATGTTCGCACCGGACATCCGCATCCTCTATTACTTCCCCATCATCCTGATCGTTTCCACAATCGGATGCGTTGTGGCTTCCCTGCTCACGGCACCCACCGACGAAGAACAGCTGAAAAAATTCTACCGCGAAGTACGTCCGTGGGGATTCTGGAAGCCCGTACTGCAAAAGGTGCTGGTGGACGATCCCCATTTTCAGAAAAACCGTCACTTCGCGCTGGACATGTTCAACGTCTTCATTGGAACCATCTGGCAAACATCGCTGGTCGCACTGCCCTTCTTTTTTGTCATCCACGAGTTTCAGTCGGCCATCATCACGCTGGCAGTCGCCATCATCTGTATGATCATACTCAAGCGCAGCTGGTGGGATCGCCTCTCGCAATACGACAACTGA
- the fucP gene encoding L-fucose:H+ symporter permease, which yields MNHPSDPKPAVIPPKFILPFIMVTLLFALWGFANDITNPLVKAFRDIFQISNAQSSLVQFAFYGGYATMAIPAAVFIRKYSYKSGIVIGLSLYALGAMMTVPASLFESFNLFLLGFYVLTFGLAFLETTANPYILSMGPPETATRRLNLAQAFNPMGSLTGMFVAMFYIQKQLTGERANDLEIVRTPYLVIGAVVIVVMIAFLLVRLPRQGDATGDVHLFTTARRLLKNLNYVEGVVAQTFYVGAQIMVWTFIFHYAEDSLGMPSDEASKYNIAAMIIFCSSRFICTFLLKYFSPGILLAGLAAGGVATTLGAIFLGGYPGLYALVGISACMSLMFPTIYGIALEGLGDDAKLASAGLIFAIVGGALMPPLQGLIIDLGQVAGMSATRFSFFLPALCFVIIAAYGWRSSRRNLLMIRDLN from the coding sequence ATGAATCATCCATCTGACCCCAAACCCGCCGTTATTCCCCCCAAGTTCATTCTTCCCTTCATCATGGTGACGTTGCTCTTTGCGCTGTGGGGCTTTGCCAATGATATCACCAACCCACTGGTGAAAGCCTTTCGGGACATCTTTCAGATCAGCAATGCCCAGAGCAGTCTGGTGCAGTTTGCCTTTTACGGTGGCTACGCGACGATGGCGATCCCTGCTGCAGTTTTCATCCGGAAATACAGCTACAAGAGCGGCATTGTGATCGGACTTTCACTCTATGCGTTGGGCGCGATGATGACGGTTCCTGCGAGTCTGTTCGAGTCGTTTAACCTGTTTCTGTTGGGGTTCTACGTGCTGACCTTTGGGTTGGCATTTCTGGAAACCACCGCCAATCCCTACATCCTGTCGATGGGACCACCGGAGACCGCGACCCGTCGGCTGAATCTCGCGCAGGCCTTTAACCCCATGGGGTCGCTCACGGGCATGTTTGTGGCGATGTTTTACATTCAGAAGCAGCTGACCGGAGAGCGTGCCAATGACCTTGAGATCGTGCGCACCCCATATCTTGTGATTGGTGCGGTAGTGATTGTCGTGATGATCGCTTTTTTACTGGTGCGCCTGCCCAGGCAGGGGGATGCCACGGGGGATGTGCACCTGTTCACGACCGCAAGACGTCTCTTGAAAAATCTCAACTATGTTGAAGGCGTTGTCGCGCAGACTTTTTATGTGGGCGCACAAATCATGGTGTGGACCTTCATTTTTCACTACGCCGAAGACTCGCTCGGTATGCCTTCCGATGAAGCATCGAAGTACAACATTGCGGCCATGATCATTTTTTGCTCGAGCCGCTTCATCTGCACCTTTCTGCTCAAATATTTCAGCCCTGGCATCTTGCTCGCGGGATTGGCCGCGGGCGGTGTCGCCACTACGCTGGGTGCAATCTTCCTGGGTGGATATCCCGGCTTGTATGCCCTGGTGGGCATTTCGGCCTGCATGTCCCTGATGTTTCCGACGATCTATGGCATCGCCCTGGAGGGACTGGGGGACGATGCAAAACTGGCATCGGCAGGTTTGATTTTTGCGATAGTGGGAGGCGCGCTGATGCCTCCATTGCAAGGCCTGATCATCGATCTCGGTCAGGTTGCGGGAATGTCTGCAACACGCTTTTCCTTCTTCCTGCCAGCACTCTGTTTTGTCATCATTGCAGCTTATGGATGGCGCAGTTCACGCCGGAATCTGCTGATGATCCGCGATCTGAACTGA